A window from Glaciimonas sp. PCH181 encodes these proteins:
- the obgE gene encoding GTPase ObgE: protein MKFIDEAKIEVIAGDGGNGVASFLREKFRPFGGPDGGDGGKGGSIWAVADRNINTLVDFRFSKMHRAGRGENGRGSDCYGKGADDIKLRMPVGTLIIDINTGESIADLTEHGQEVLLAKGGEGGWGNIHFKTSTNRAPRQKGDGKEGERRELRLELKVLADVGLLGQPNAGKSTFITAVSNARPKIADYPFTTLHPNLGVVRVSHEKSFVIADIPGLIEGAADGAGLGIQFLKHLQRTGLLLHIVDLAPFESTVDPVKEAKAIVKELQKYDQSLFDKPRWLVLNKLDVVPEDERKSRVKDFVKRFGWKGPVFEISALNHAGCPELVNDIYAYLAEKRQQEHRAEETQMTEEAQGILSIDPDDPRFKIID from the coding sequence ATGAAGTTTATAGATGAAGCAAAAATCGAAGTCATTGCCGGCGATGGTGGCAATGGGGTTGCGAGTTTTTTGCGTGAAAAATTTCGCCCCTTTGGCGGCCCTGACGGCGGCGATGGCGGCAAGGGTGGCAGTATTTGGGCCGTGGCCGACCGTAACATCAATACGCTAGTCGATTTCCGTTTTTCCAAAATGCATCGCGCTGGTCGCGGTGAAAATGGCCGTGGTTCGGATTGTTACGGCAAGGGCGCAGACGATATTAAATTGCGCATGCCAGTCGGTACATTGATTATCGATATCAATACCGGTGAAAGCATTGCCGATCTGACTGAACATGGTCAGGAAGTCTTGTTGGCAAAAGGCGGCGAAGGCGGCTGGGGTAACATCCATTTCAAAACCTCGACAAATCGTGCGCCACGCCAAAAAGGCGATGGTAAAGAAGGCGAACGTCGCGAATTGCGGCTTGAGCTGAAAGTCTTGGCCGATGTCGGTTTGCTAGGTCAGCCAAATGCCGGTAAGTCGACTTTCATCACTGCGGTATCGAACGCACGCCCGAAAATTGCCGATTATCCATTTACGACGCTGCATCCGAATTTGGGCGTAGTACGCGTTAGTCACGAAAAAAGCTTCGTGATTGCGGATATTCCCGGTTTGATCGAAGGTGCGGCTGATGGTGCAGGGCTGGGTATCCAGTTTCTAAAGCATTTACAGCGTACCGGCCTGCTATTGCACATCGTCGATTTGGCACCTTTTGAATCGACTGTCGATCCGGTCAAAGAAGCCAAGGCGATTGTTAAAGAGCTGCAAAAGTACGATCAGTCTTTGTTCGACAAACCGCGTTGGTTGGTGCTGAATAAGTTGGATGTCGTGCCGGAAGATGAGCGTAAGAGTCGGGTCAAGGATTTCGTTAAGCGTTTTGGCTGGAAGGGTCCAGTCTTCGAAATTTCGGCTCTGAATCACGCCGGTTGCCCGGAACTGGTCAACGATATTTATGCTTATCTGGCTGAAAAGCGTCAGCAGGAACACCGTGCTGAAGAAACGCAAATGACAGAAGAAGCACAAGGTATTCTGTCGATTGATCCAGATGATCCTCGCTTTAAAATTATTGACTAA
- the rpmA gene encoding 50S ribosomal protein L27, whose translation MAHKKGGGTTRNGRDSESKRLGVKVYGGQAINAGGIIIRQRGTKTHPGENVGMGKDHTLFALIQGKVQFVIKGAEKRQYVTVVAA comes from the coding sequence ATGGCACATAAAAAAGGCGGCGGCACTACGCGCAACGGCCGTGACTCAGAGTCAAAACGACTCGGCGTCAAGGTCTACGGTGGCCAGGCGATTAACGCCGGCGGCATCATTATTCGTCAACGCGGCACTAAGACGCATCCAGGCGAAAATGTTGGCATGGGCAAGGATCACACCCTGTTCGCACTGATTCAAGGCAAAGTACAATTCGTGATCAAAGGCGCTGAAAAGCGTCAATATGTCACTGTTGTAGCAGCTTAA
- the rplU gene encoding 50S ribosomal protein L21 — translation MYAVIKTGGKQYKVIAGEKLKIEQIPADIGTELTIDQVLAVGAGDTLQVGAPLVEGATVSVKVLAQGRHDKVKIFKMRRRKHYQKHQGHRQNYTEIQIVSINA, via the coding sequence ATGTATGCGGTCATAAAAACCGGTGGCAAACAATATAAAGTTATTGCCGGTGAAAAACTTAAAATAGAACAGATACCTGCAGACATTGGCACCGAACTCACTATTGATCAAGTGCTTGCAGTTGGCGCTGGCGATACCCTGCAGGTTGGGGCGCCATTGGTCGAAGGTGCTACGGTGTCGGTTAAGGTATTGGCGCAAGGTCGCCACGATAAAGTCAAGATCTTCAAAATGCGTCGTCGTAAGCATTATCAGAAGCATCAAGGCCATCGTCAAAATTACACCGAAATTCAAATCGTTTCGATCAACGCTTAA